The Corvus hawaiiensis isolate bCorHaw1 chromosome 2, bCorHaw1.pri.cur, whole genome shotgun sequence genome includes a window with the following:
- the METTL16 gene encoding RNA N6-adenosine-methyltransferase METTL16: MALNKSMHARNRYKDKPPDFAYLAGKYPEFQQHVQTTLAGRVSLNFKDPEAVRALTCTLLKEDFGLKIDIPVERLIPTVPLRLNYIHWVEDLIGHQDAEKQTLRRGIDIGTGASCIYPLLGATLNGWYFLATEVDDMCFNYAKKNVEQNNLSDLIKVVKVPQKTLLMDALKEESEIIYDFCMCNPPFFANQLEAKGVNSRNPRRPPPSSVNTGGITEIMAEGGELEFVKRIIHDSLQLKKRLRWYSCMLGKKCSLAPLKEELRIQGVPKVTHTEFCQGRTMRWALAWSFYDDVQVPSPPSKRRKLEKPRKPITFMVLASTVKELSTKAAAMGWDAVEAIAVVRAWVEKILTDLKVQHKRVPCGKDEISLFVTAIENSWIHLRRKKRERIRQLRELPRASEDILQAMEEEKNSQKSVSNNSDCENPKTDDSEMGFMAPDEDVQMMAGNELPEESAAKEQHSDPVKEQEMEAKQGETSLGKGSGDAKEEPCPSEEASNLTVEKEQSPKETSGGFLFKCLMNVKKEGNDVVVEMHWVEGQNRDLMNQLCTYLRNQILRLVAS, encoded by the exons ATGGCCCTCAACAAGTCCATGCACGCCCGCAACCGCTACAAGGACAAGCCGCCCGACTTCGCCTACCTGGCCGGCAAGTACCCCGAGTTCCAGCAGCACGTGCAGACCACCCTGGCGGGCAGGGTGAG CCTGAATTTCAAGGATCCGGAGGCCGTGAGGGCTCTGACATGCACCCTCTTGAAAGAGGATTTCGGGCTGAAGATCGACATCCCCGTGGAAAGGCTCATTCCTACCGTCCCCTTGAGGCTCAACTACATCCACTGGGTGGAGGATCTCATCGGCCACCAGGATGCTGAGAAGCAAACCCTGAGGCGAGGCATTGACATAG ggacaggggcttCTTGTATATACCCATTACTTGGAGCAACTTTGAATGGCTGGTATTTCCTTGCAACAGAAGTGGATGACATGTGCTTCAATTATGCCAAGAAGAACGTGGAACAGAATAACTTGTCTGATCTTATAAAAG TGGTTAAGGTACCACAGAAGACTCTTCTAATGGATGCACTGAAAGAAGAATCTGAGATCATTTATGATTTCTGCATGTGCAACCCCCCCTTTTTTGCCAACCAGTTGGAAGCGAAG GGAGTTAATTCTCGAAATCCGCGGCGTCCTCCTCCCAGTTCTGTAAATACAGGAGGGATCACAGAAATCATGGCTGAGGGAGGAGAACTAGAATTTGTCAAAAGAATTATTCATGATAGTCTCCAACTTAAAAAGAGGTTACG GTGGTACAGTTGCATGTTGGGGAAGAAATGCAGTTTAGCACCACTGAAGGAAGAACTTCGAATCCAGGGG GTTCCTAAAGTCACTCATACTGAATTCTGTCAGGGACGCACCATGAGATGGGCACTGGCGTGGAGTTTCTATGATGATGTACAAGTACCA tCACCTCCctctaaaagaagaaaattagagaAACCACGAAAACCAATTACATTCATGGTTTTGGCTTCTACAGTCAAAGAGTTATCCACCAAAGCTGCAGCTATGGGCTGGGATGCTGTAGAAGCTATTGCTGTGGTTAGAGCCTGGGTAGAGAAGATTCTCACTGATCTGAAG GTTCAGCATAAACGTGTTCCCTGTGGAAAAGATGAAATTAGCCTCTTTGTGACTGCCATTGAAAACTCCTGGATTCAtttgaggagaaagaaaagagagagaataaGGCAATTACGAGAACTTCCTCGAGCTTCTGAAGATATTCTGCAAGcaatggaggaggaaaagaacagcCAGAAGAGTGTGAGCAACAACTCGGACTGTGAAAACCCCAAGACTGATGACTCTGAAATGGGGTTTATGGCACCTGATGAGGATGTGCAGATGATGGCAGGAAATGAGCTACCAGAGGAATCTGCTGCCAAAGAACAACACAGTGATCCTGTGAAGGAACAGGAGATGGAAGCAAAGCAGGGAGAAACATCACTTGGCAAAGGCTCTGGTGATGCAAAGGAGGAACCTTGCCCTTCAGAGGAAGCTAGCAATCTGACAGTGGAAAAAGAGCAAAGCCCTAAAGAAACTAGTGGGGGTTTTCTCTTCAAGTGTTTAATGAAtgtgaagaaagaaggaaatgatGTAGTAGTAGAAATGCACTGGGTTGAAGGACAGAACAGAGACTTGATGAACCAGCTGTGCACATACTTACGGAACCAAATTCTTCGACTGGTTGCTAGTTAG